In Methylocystis echinoides, one genomic interval encodes:
- a CDS encoding polysaccharide biosynthesis tyrosine autokinase, with protein sequence MNQPILVNQRSPNVGAGTTSELDLRQVQDFFWRRWKNILAVTAVVVASATIVLLMMTPRYTATAQVFLQPRKEKILGTEQIVAELSLETSNVDSQVSVIQSTNLLRRVVETERLADDQEFGKGELGLFSFLTSIFDSLGGEPGEGDPDAAKTDVIPPKISRAIRNLRDALEVQRLNRTFVLSISVTSKDRVKAMRLTNAIANAFVLNTVEARYEAAKHASVWLGERIEELRRRVRQSEEEVAKFRRDHNLVATTSEGKQTVTEQQLSELNEKLIVARADTAERRAKYEQAKKVVVEGGDVQAIPDAVRSEAISRLREQQAEVTRKEADLSARYGARNPILINARAERRDIDRSISAEVQRILLNLKNDYEVAEAREKSLETSLDQATGRTGVDNNIGVRLRELERINAANKMIFENFLSRSKITQEESSLEEREARVISPATKPVRPSHPKKVLILSLATAFGIILGIGGSVALDRLNPGFTSAREIEEKLGYPVLATIPLLTDKELRVNDKVMDPASYLAKKPLSRFAEAVRAVRVGIQMAAVDQPPKVFLLTSSVSAEGKSTLAQCLSFSSVKSGQKVLLIDADLRHPSSTKYFDAENHKGLVEVLTGLATIEEATLHMNGLSFLPAGRKSQTPTELLSSMRMKSLVEHFRGNFGWIIIDAPPLEPVIDARVLNNLADKVIFVTQWQLTARETVARNAGVFAASGTLGGIVLNRVDESKAPRYGAYAEYKGYYHSRYYEN encoded by the coding sequence ATGAATCAGCCGATCCTTGTGAACCAACGTTCGCCAAATGTAGGTGCAGGCACTACCAGCGAATTGGATCTTCGCCAAGTACAGGACTTCTTCTGGCGAAGGTGGAAGAATATTCTGGCGGTGACGGCCGTCGTGGTGGCATCAGCGACGATTGTGTTGCTCATGATGACGCCGCGCTATACCGCTACTGCGCAGGTATTCCTCCAGCCGAGAAAAGAAAAAATCCTCGGGACTGAACAGATTGTCGCAGAACTAAGTCTTGAGACTAGCAACGTTGACAGTCAAGTGTCTGTAATACAGTCAACTAACCTACTTCGTCGTGTTGTCGAGACAGAAAGACTTGCAGATGACCAGGAATTCGGCAAGGGCGAGTTAGGTCTGTTTTCCTTTCTCACCTCCATCTTTGATTCACTAGGAGGCGAACCGGGGGAAGGTGATCCAGACGCCGCAAAGACCGACGTCATTCCGCCAAAAATATCGCGCGCAATAAGGAATTTAAGAGACGCGTTGGAAGTACAGCGGCTGAATCGAACGTTTGTCCTGTCTATATCGGTTACTTCGAAGGACCGGGTAAAGGCAATGCGGCTAACGAACGCTATAGCTAACGCGTTTGTGCTGAATACCGTCGAGGCCCGTTATGAAGCGGCAAAACATGCTTCGGTCTGGCTCGGCGAACGGATAGAGGAGTTGCGCCGGCGAGTAAGACAGTCTGAGGAGGAGGTGGCAAAGTTTAGACGCGACCATAATTTGGTTGCAACGACAAGCGAAGGGAAGCAAACCGTCACCGAACAGCAGCTTTCGGAGCTAAATGAAAAGCTGATCGTTGCCCGGGCGGACACTGCAGAACGGCGCGCCAAATACGAGCAAGCTAAGAAGGTTGTTGTCGAGGGTGGAGATGTGCAGGCGATCCCAGACGCAGTCCGCTCAGAGGCGATTTCCAGGTTACGCGAGCAGCAGGCAGAGGTCACTCGAAAGGAGGCAGACCTTTCAGCCCGCTATGGTGCCAGAAATCCAATTCTGATCAACGCCCGCGCGGAGCGTCGTGATATTGATCGATCAATCTCGGCCGAGGTGCAGCGTATATTGCTTAATCTCAAAAACGATTACGAGGTAGCGGAAGCTCGCGAGAAATCGCTTGAGACGAGTCTTGATCAGGCGACAGGAAGGACGGGCGTCGATAACAACATTGGTGTGCGGCTTCGGGAACTCGAACGGATCAATGCTGCAAACAAGATGATTTTCGAAAACTTTCTTTCACGCTCAAAAATCACGCAGGAAGAGTCAAGCTTAGAAGAGCGGGAAGCGCGCGTTATATCCCCTGCTACGAAGCCTGTGAGGCCATCGCACCCCAAGAAGGTTCTCATTCTTTCGCTCGCTACTGCTTTTGGTATCATTCTTGGGATAGGGGGCAGTGTTGCCCTTGATCGCTTGAACCCGGGCTTCACATCAGCAAGGGAAATTGAAGAAAAACTTGGATATCCAGTGCTGGCGACTATACCCCTGCTTACTGACAAAGAACTTCGAGTCAACGATAAGGTAATGGACCCCGCGAGCTACCTTGCTAAGAAGCCTCTCTCACGTTTCGCAGAAGCGGTGCGTGCAGTTAGGGTCGGGATTCAGATGGCAGCTGTAGATCAGCCGCCGAAAGTTTTCCTACTCACCTCCTCCGTTTCTGCCGAGGGAAAATCAACATTGGCGCAATGCCTCAGTTTTTCTTCTGTGAAAAGCGGTCAGAAAGTGTTACTAATAGATGCTGACTTAAGACATCCCTCAAGCACGAAGTATTTCGACGCGGAAAACCATAAGGGGCTGGTCGAGGTGCTTACGGGATTAGCTACTATCGAAGAGGCTACCTTGCATATGAATGGTTTGAGTTTCCTACCAGCGGGAAGGAAATCCCAAACTCCGACGGAATTACTTAGTTCCATGCGTATGAAAAGTTTGGTAGAGCATTTTCGCGGGAACTTTGGCTGGATTATTATTGACGCGCCTCCCCTTGAGCCGGTTATTGACGCCAGAGTGTTGAACAATCTTGCAGATAAGGTGATTTTTGTGACGCAGTGGCAGCTTACAGCCAGAGAAACTGTGGCTCGTAATGCTGGAGTTTTCGCTGCTTCGGGAACCCTCGGCGGTATCGTTTTAAATCGTGTTGACGAGAGCAAGGCCCCACGTTACGGCGCCTATGCCGAGTATAAGGGTTATTATCATAGCCGTTACTATGAAAACTGA
- a CDS encoding O-antigen ligase family protein, translated as MPSSVTLAGLSAAEAPLASSASTERSFDRKLFAALIFGLAFAPFWLGSNRPIAWGLNAIYYGALAILYEAALLWSGRTHPVALRRIWFPAIAFMSVVVWSLLQIAPFMPESWRHPIWRMASDALGEPIAGAISVNPDLTVLAVTRLLTCGLVFWLSLQLCRSERRARAMVKGIALIGLGYAVYGILAFFVWPDTILWFDKEYYRDSVTSTFVNRNSYATYSAIGLVCSLVCALRVFQRLTPPGMATVGQRVAALIAAALGPGGFWIVCAFIIGAGLMLTGSRGGIASSLAGVSVFFVLAAIRGRKNPIFVSVTLLVMVSVVGVTLLYFGDFLAHRLNTNHMDDEGRLAVYALTWRAVLDAPWLGTGYGTFQDVFKMYRDATLVSLFFWDRAHNTYLELFQGLGFPVAIFFMLSVANIVGHCILGVKQEAVAPVAAVATSVVVCLHSFVDFSLQVQALALTWSALLGAGLAQSPSVINPDGSF; from the coding sequence ATGCCTAGCAGCGTAACTTTGGCGGGTCTCTCTGCAGCTGAGGCGCCATTAGCTTCATCTGCGTCGACAGAGCGCTCATTCGATCGCAAGCTGTTTGCGGCCTTGATATTCGGCCTCGCCTTCGCGCCGTTTTGGTTGGGCTCCAACCGCCCGATCGCTTGGGGCCTAAATGCGATCTACTATGGCGCGCTCGCCATCCTTTATGAGGCCGCGCTGCTCTGGAGCGGCAGAACCCATCCCGTCGCCTTGCGCCGTATTTGGTTTCCGGCGATCGCTTTCATGAGCGTCGTCGTGTGGTCGCTCTTGCAGATTGCGCCCTTCATGCCGGAGAGCTGGCGTCACCCGATCTGGCGCATGGCGAGCGACGCGCTCGGCGAACCGATCGCCGGCGCGATCAGTGTCAACCCCGACCTGACGGTTCTGGCGGTGACGAGGCTCTTGACCTGCGGCCTGGTGTTTTGGTTGTCATTGCAGCTTTGCCGCTCCGAGCGTCGCGCGCGCGCCATGGTCAAGGGAATAGCCCTGATTGGCCTCGGCTACGCGGTCTACGGAATCCTCGCCTTCTTTGTCTGGCCCGACACTATTCTCTGGTTCGACAAGGAGTATTATCGGGACTCGGTAACGTCGACGTTTGTGAATCGGAATTCATATGCCACCTACTCCGCGATAGGACTTGTTTGCTCGCTAGTTTGCGCGCTGCGCGTGTTTCAGCGCTTGACTCCGCCTGGAATGGCTACCGTTGGGCAGCGAGTCGCAGCTTTGATCGCAGCGGCACTGGGTCCCGGCGGCTTCTGGATTGTCTGTGCATTCATAATCGGCGCTGGTCTTATGCTTACAGGCTCGCGGGGGGGCATCGCATCCTCACTGGCTGGCGTTTCGGTCTTTTTCGTGCTGGCGGCCATCCGCGGCCGTAAAAACCCAATTTTTGTTAGCGTCACCCTATTGGTCATGGTCTCTGTGGTAGGCGTCACCTTGCTTTATTTCGGCGATTTCCTCGCCCATAGGTTAAACACGAACCATATGGATGATGAAGGTCGGCTTGCTGTTTATGCTTTGACATGGCGCGCGGTCTTGGACGCTCCCTGGCTTGGAACTGGTTATGGTACCTTCCAGGACGTCTTTAAGATGTATCGTGATGCAACTCTCGTATCGCTGTTTTTTTGGGATCGCGCACATAATACTTACCTAGAGCTGTTCCAAGGATTGGGGTTTCCGGTGGCAATCTTTTTTATGCTAAGCGTAGCCAATATCGTCGGGCACTGCATTTTGGGGGTGAAACAGGAGGCTGTGGCACCCGTCGCGGCCGTCGCCACAAGCGTGGTCGTTTGCCTGCACTCTTTTGTTGACTTTAGCTTGCAGGTCCAGGCTCTGGCGCTGACCTGGTCGGCACTGCTCGGGGCAGGACTCGCGCAATCCCCCAGTGTAATAAATCCTGACGGCTCCTTTTAG
- a CDS encoding exopolysaccharide biosynthesis polyprenyl glycosylphosphotransferase produces MLKTDLSSQDGFSLAEAHDALSEHKKICPYNHVAALVVLDAVAIAVVGIVATWAIGFARDSSMELQQWQIFAMTFGILLQFNTAKAVGAYDVDKAFDLTPSVKASICAQVTTFAMLAVAAAAAKQAGHYSRLWFFTWALSSVLSAQALRAFLAKRFYNKIDAGHHMSRAMSIGVGGAPIERDDIEFATQKKVRVIVERRLQSHHDLAALAKTISERQIDCLFVSGPWEAIPEIASALSALKHLSVRILILPREKALSTILDASLFDGDRLALCVSNQSIAGWGLWLKRVEDIFIAGVALALLTPLFILVSLAIKLESPGPVFFRQTRVGFNGERFQLWKFRSMYVEATDPHAQIQTAKGDTRVTRVGRLIRRLSIDELPQLLNVIEGDMSIVGPRPHALATKAENLQLEDAFDDYAARHRVKPGITGLAQVSGFRGELTSLEKLRRRIDYDLDYIKHWSLWLDLQIITKTAVIVLWDKNAY; encoded by the coding sequence ATGTTGAAAACCGATCTGAGCTCGCAGGATGGTTTCTCGCTTGCCGAGGCTCATGACGCTCTTTCCGAGCATAAGAAGATATGTCCCTATAACCACGTCGCCGCACTTGTTGTTCTCGACGCGGTTGCGATCGCGGTCGTCGGCATTGTCGCAACTTGGGCTATCGGATTCGCCCGCGACAGTTCGATGGAGCTGCAGCAATGGCAGATCTTCGCCATGACATTTGGGATCCTATTGCAATTCAATACGGCGAAAGCGGTGGGCGCTTATGACGTCGATAAAGCGTTTGACCTCACGCCGTCAGTCAAGGCGTCCATTTGCGCCCAAGTGACGACCTTCGCCATGCTGGCGGTTGCAGCGGCGGCGGCAAAACAGGCCGGACACTATTCGAGGCTCTGGTTTTTCACCTGGGCGCTCAGCAGCGTACTATCTGCTCAGGCCCTGCGCGCCTTTTTGGCAAAACGCTTCTACAATAAGATCGACGCTGGCCACCATATGAGCCGCGCCATGTCGATTGGCGTCGGCGGCGCCCCAATCGAGCGTGATGACATCGAGTTCGCCACGCAAAAGAAGGTGCGGGTCATCGTCGAACGGCGTCTCCAAAGCCACCATGATCTCGCGGCGCTTGCCAAGACCATTTCCGAACGGCAGATCGATTGCCTGTTCGTCTCCGGGCCTTGGGAGGCGATCCCAGAGATCGCCTCCGCGCTCAGCGCGCTCAAACACCTCTCGGTAAGAATACTTATTCTCCCCCGCGAAAAAGCCCTGTCGACGATCCTCGACGCTTCGCTCTTTGACGGGGATCGCTTGGCGCTTTGCGTCAGTAATCAGTCCATCGCCGGTTGGGGGCTTTGGCTCAAGCGCGTAGAAGACATCTTTATTGCCGGCGTGGCGCTCGCTTTGCTGACCCCCTTGTTCATCCTCGTGTCCTTGGCGATCAAGCTCGAGAGTCCGGGGCCGGTGTTTTTTCGGCAGACGCGCGTTGGCTTCAACGGCGAACGGTTTCAGCTGTGGAAGTTCCGGTCGATGTATGTCGAAGCCACCGACCCGCACGCTCAAATTCAGACCGCTAAGGGCGACACGCGCGTGACCCGGGTGGGCCGCCTCATTCGTCGCCTGAGCATCGATGAGCTGCCGCAGCTTCTCAATGTCATCGAAGGCGACATGTCGATCGTCGGGCCAAGGCCGCATGCGCTCGCGACCAAGGCCGAGAATCTCCAGCTCGAGGACGCTTTTGACGATTATGCCGCTCGACATCGCGTCAAGCCGGGAATAACCGGCCTCGCGCAGGTGAGCGGCTTTCGCGGCGAGCTGACCAGCCTGGAGAAATTGCGCCGGCGGATCGACTACGATCTCGACTACATCAAACACTGGAGCCTTTGGCTTGATCTCCAGATCATCACGAAGACGGCGGTCATCGTCTTGTGGGACAAGAACGCTTACTGA
- a CDS encoding metallophosphoesterase family protein, which translates to MLQNLRRFKFDVGGAANLLPSAWRLFRGQQRQAGGADQSFLPAGCRVYAIGDIHGRADLLDCLGEQIWRDVIERPCETVLTIFLGDYVDRGPDSATVIERLASNNFPTSFIPLRGNHEAVMLQFLEDESVLDKWRHFGGVETLASYNVEVTEVMRGRGFKAAQDRLRHNLPDLHREFLEQTCLSYTLGEYFFCHAGVRPGVALDQQQPRDLLWIRDEFLGASESFGKIIVHGHNAVPTVEILPNRINADTGAYATNVLTAVVLEGNDSWILDTAGGAAISLTNG; encoded by the coding sequence TTGCTGCAAAATCTGAGACGCTTCAAATTTGACGTTGGCGGCGCCGCCAACCTGCTTCCATCGGCATGGCGGCTGTTTCGAGGTCAACAGCGCCAAGCGGGCGGAGCGGATCAAAGCTTTCTGCCTGCTGGCTGTCGGGTCTATGCGATCGGCGACATCCACGGACGGGCGGATTTATTGGACTGTCTCGGGGAACAAATATGGCGAGACGTGATCGAGAGACCGTGCGAGACCGTGCTCACGATCTTCCTGGGTGATTACGTGGACAGGGGTCCGGATTCCGCGACCGTGATCGAGCGCTTAGCGTCGAACAACTTCCCGACGTCTTTCATCCCGCTCCGCGGCAATCACGAAGCGGTCATGCTTCAGTTTCTCGAGGATGAGAGCGTTTTAGATAAATGGCGCCACTTCGGCGGCGTCGAGACGCTCGCCTCTTATAATGTCGAAGTTACGGAGGTCATGCGGGGCCGGGGTTTCAAAGCCGCCCAGGATCGTCTGCGCCACAACCTGCCCGATCTGCACCGCGAATTTTTAGAGCAAACGTGCCTCTCTTATACGCTTGGGGAGTATTTCTTCTGCCATGCGGGCGTTCGCCCGGGGGTCGCTCTCGATCAGCAACAACCACGAGATCTGTTGTGGATAAGAGACGAGTTTCTTGGCGCCTCCGAGAGTTTCGGCAAAATCATTGTTCACGGGCATAATGCCGTACCGACTGTCGAAATCTTGCCGAACCGCATCAACGCCGACACCGGCGCTTACGCGACGAATGTGTTGACAGCCGTGGTGCTCGAGGGAAATGATTCGTGGATTTTGGACACCGCTGGAGGCGCCGCGATCAGTCTTACCAATGGCTAA
- a CDS encoding polysaccharide biosynthesis/export family protein — MSTEPCVGIESHQIGPGGATGPIEVRAGDRLRVTVYGEAQLTGDYFVDPGGSLSLPLVGTVQVAGMTKAELERLLTERLRRAQYVIDPKVTVDIASFKPFYVLGEVEKPGEYPYQGGLNVESAVAVAGGHTYRASETRVLIQRLGDTGYRECPRSPKILVYPGDVVRLPERYF, encoded by the coding sequence ATGAGCACGGAGCCCTGCGTCGGGATCGAGTCGCACCAGATCGGGCCTGGCGGGGCCACAGGGCCGATCGAGGTGAGGGCTGGCGACAGACTGCGTGTCACCGTCTATGGCGAAGCGCAATTGACCGGCGACTATTTCGTGGATCCCGGGGGCAGCCTGTCGCTGCCGCTCGTCGGAACCGTGCAGGTCGCCGGGATGACGAAGGCTGAACTTGAACGGCTGCTCACCGAGCGGCTGCGCCGGGCGCAATATGTCATTGACCCCAAGGTCACCGTCGACATTGCGTCGTTCAAGCCGTTCTACGTGCTCGGGGAAGTCGAAAAGCCGGGTGAGTATCCTTATCAGGGCGGACTCAACGTCGAAAGCGCCGTCGCGGTCGCCGGGGGCCACACCTATCGCGCTAGTGAAACGCGGGTTCTCATTCAGCGTCTCGGCGACACGGGCTACCGCGAATGCCCGAGATCTCCGAAGATCCTGGTTTATCCCGGAGACGTCGTTCGCTTGCCTGAGCGATATTTTTAG
- a CDS encoding outer membrane beta-barrel protein translates to MFAKRSHRRRFGVLAFFCAALSIRDGVAQTVILPQVSSGSGFNAFGYQEDTLSLLAPTPFAHRIRRRPTRNYHGVSLAGWMLSGELTVGATYSDNIYYSSVKPIAAAGIRLQPRFVAIRDTGIHRTKVYGSGDLTIVPDVNNYNLINGQLGLSHVWEVRRDLLVKFHGQADHFTSVYGSGAFLFGESGLGVLPISTSSSLGRKRDLQKWNVLTGSVAALKSFDRLFVGASLNTALLDFEPINPRVAYYASSRRHDFVNWVTARVGYRLIPSFYVFSEGSGSIRDFYNFTTPDFSQGLPPLTTPFGTADFAAHGYRAVAGLGVDRGEDRETGERLLRGEVYAGFQQQFYQGARYKSVEMPVIGGSASWSPTRAWTISALATQYIQDAFMPTTGNVLGSPAKAFLSQVRIDYALSRSWRTSIFGGYLDFKYVKDANHSHSRYWQAGLNVSYEIWRNLDARFEYSYFSVISSLANNTWDRNQITLGATYKY, encoded by the coding sequence GTGTTTGCAAAACGATCACATCGGCGTCGCTTTGGCGTCCTCGCTTTCTTTTGCGCTGCGCTATCGATACGTGATGGCGTCGCGCAGACTGTTATTTTGCCCCAGGTGAGTTCGGGAAGCGGCTTTAATGCGTTTGGCTACCAGGAAGACACGCTCAGTCTTCTTGCGCCGACCCCCTTCGCCCATAGAATTCGGCGTCGGCCGACCCGCAATTATCATGGGGTGTCGCTTGCAGGCTGGATGTTATCCGGCGAACTGACAGTCGGCGCGACCTATAGTGACAATATCTATTATTCGAGCGTCAAGCCCATCGCCGCCGCAGGGATACGTCTGCAGCCTAGGTTTGTCGCGATTCGCGACACCGGCATTCATCGAACCAAGGTCTATGGCTCCGGCGATCTCACGATCGTGCCGGACGTCAATAATTACAATCTGATCAATGGGCAGCTGGGTCTCTCTCATGTCTGGGAGGTGAGACGAGACTTGCTTGTCAAGTTCCATGGGCAAGCGGATCACTTTACCAGCGTCTATGGCTCTGGGGCGTTTCTGTTTGGCGAGAGCGGTTTGGGCGTGCTGCCGATATCGACGTCATCGTCTTTGGGCCGGAAACGCGATCTGCAAAAGTGGAACGTGCTGACCGGATCCGTCGCCGCGCTCAAGAGCTTCGACCGTCTGTTCGTCGGCGCGAGCCTCAATACTGCGCTATTGGATTTTGAGCCGATCAATCCGCGCGTCGCTTATTACGCCTCGAGTCGGCGCCATGATTTCGTCAATTGGGTCACTGCTCGCGTCGGCTACCGGCTGATCCCGTCGTTTTACGTCTTCTCCGAGGGCTCGGGCAGCATTCGCGATTTTTATAATTTCACGACGCCTGACTTCTCCCAGGGACTCCCGCCACTCACCACGCCGTTCGGCACAGCCGATTTTGCGGCGCATGGCTATCGGGCCGTTGCGGGTTTGGGGGTTGACCGGGGCGAGGACCGTGAAACCGGCGAACGTTTGTTGCGCGGCGAGGTCTATGCGGGGTTTCAGCAGCAATTCTATCAGGGGGCGCGCTACAAGTCGGTCGAGATGCCTGTCATTGGGGGGAGCGCCTCTTGGAGCCCGACACGGGCGTGGACGATATCGGCTCTCGCCACGCAATATATTCAAGACGCCTTCATGCCAACGACCGGCAATGTCCTGGGGAGCCCGGCAAAGGCCTTCCTGTCGCAGGTCAGGATCGACTACGCCTTATCACGCAGCTGGCGGACATCGATTTTTGGCGGCTACCTCGATTTCAAATACGTCAAGGACGCCAATCACAGTCACTCTCGTTACTGGCAGGCCGGCCTAAATGTTTCTTATGAAATTTGGCGGAATCTCGACGCCAGGTTCGAATACAGTTATTTCTCTGTAATATCTAGCCTTGCCAATAATACTTGGGACCGAAACCAGATCACGCTTGGCGCGACTTATAAATACTAA